From the genome of Maniola jurtina chromosome 10, ilManJurt1.1, whole genome shotgun sequence, one region includes:
- the LOC123868753 gene encoding FK506-binding protein 59 isoform X1, protein MTVNAGVDITEAGDRGVLKRITKEGEGTETPSAGCQVTVHYTGTLLDGTKFDSSRDRNEPFEFQLGKGTVIKSWDIGVATMKKGEVCVLTCAPEYAYGATGSPPKIPPNSTLQFEIEMIDWTEEDLSPNKNKGILRHKIEEGDDHNCPNDGAQVTVELEGKLPDGKVFDTRTVSFILGEGSASNICDGIEKALEKFNQGEKSRLTLQPKYAFKSEGNVELGVPPNSVVEYTVKLVSFEKSKEPWEMETDEKIEQSKILKESGTNYFKDSKYQLAIKKYKKVLSLIEDIPKSTIDTEENKTKAKDLLLSVYLNLALVYLKVTPPHHYDARDHATKALDIDPSNVKGLFRRGQALLGMGEAEQALQDFQKVVEAEPQNKAAANQIIVCRAKLQQQKQREKTMYANMFDKFAHRDAQVEKLKAKQMFDVIGEKVGEWGKGEGEWTDEQRDRKPTEFEKENPNILLLDKDGQFENM, encoded by the exons ATGACTGTGAACGCAGGAGTCGATATCACCGAGGCGGGTGACCGCGGCGTGCTAAAACGCATAACCAAGGAGGGCGAAGGCACGGAAACGCCAAGCGCCGGCTGCCAGGTTACGGTGCATTACACTGGAACTCTCCTTGATGGCACGAAGTTCGATTCCAGTCGAGACCGGAACGAACCCTTCGAGTTTCAACTTGGCAAAG gtacagtTATAAAATCATGGGACATTGGTGTGGCCACGATGAAGAAAGGAGAAGTCTGTGTGCTCACTTGCGCGCCGGAGTACGCTTACGGCGCGACCGGCAGCCCTCCCAAGATTCCTCCTAACTCCACATTGCAATTTGAG ATTGAAATGATAGACTGGACAGAGGAAGATCTGAGTCCCAACAAGAACAAGGGTATCCTCCGACACAAGATTGAGGAGGGAGACGACCATAACTGCCCAAACGATGGCGCTCAGGTTACCG TGGAATTGGAGGGCAAGCTTCCTGATGGCAAAGTTTTCGACACTCGCACGGTATCCTTCATACTGGGCGAAGGGAGTGCTAGCAACATTTGTGACGGCATCGAAAAAGCCTTAGAGAAGTTCAACCAAGGGGAAAAGTCCCGACTAACCCTCCAACCTAAATACGCCTTCAAGTCCGAAGGAAACGTTGAATTAGGGGTACCACCCAACTCTGTTGTGGAATACACAGTCAAGTTAGTCAGTTTCGAAAAGAGCAAGGAACCCTGGGAAATGGAGACTGACGAAAAGATAGAGCAGTCCAAAATATTGAAGGAGAGTGGCACCAATTACTTTAAGGACAGCAAATATCAACTGGCCATTAAGAAGTATAAGAAGGTTTTGTCTTTGATAGAGG ATATACCAAAAAGCACGATCGACACAGAAGAAAACAAAACGAAAGCCAAAGACCTCCTACTATCAGTCTATCTCAATCTTGCATTAGTGTACCTTAAGGTGACCCCACCACACCACTACGATGCCAGAGACCATGCAACGAAAGCCCTGGATATTGACCCGAGTAATGTGAAGGGTCTGTTCCGACGAGGCCAGGCCTTGCTGGGAATGGGTGAGGCTGAACAGGCTTTGCAAGACTTCCAGAAGGTGGTGGAAGCCGAGCCACAGAATAAG GCGGCGGCCAATCAGATCATCGTTTGCCGAGCCAAGCTGCAGCAGCAGAAACAACGTGAGAAGACCATGTACGCGAACATGTTCGACAAGTTCGCGCACCGCGACGCGCAG GTGGAGAAGCTAAAAGCCAAGCAGATGTTCGACGTCATTGGAGAGAAGGTTGGCGAGTGGGGCAAGGGGGAGGGCGAGTGGACGGACGAGCAGAGGGACAGGAAACCCACGGAGTTCGAGAAGGAGAACCCTAACATACTGCTGCTAGACAAGGACGGACAATTCGAGAACATGTGA
- the LOC123868753 gene encoding FK506-binding protein 59 isoform X2, with protein MTVNAGVDITEAGDRGVLKRITKEGEGTETPSAGCQVTVHYTGTLLDGTKFDSSRDRNEPFEFQLGKGTVIKSWDIGVATMKKGEVCVLTCAPEYAYGATGSPPKIPPNSTLQFEIEMIDWTEEDLSPNKNKGILRHKIEEGDDHNCPNDGAQVTVELEGKLPDGKVFDTRTVSFILGEGSASNICDGIEKALEKFNQGEKSRLTLQPKYAFKSEGNVELGVPPNSVVEYTVKLVSFEKSKEPWEMETDEKIEQSKILKESGTNYFKDSKYQLAIKKYKKVLSLIEDIPKSTIDTEENKTKAKDLLLSVYLNLALVYLKVTPPHHYDARDHATKALDIDPSNVKGLFRRGQALLGMGEAEQALQDFQKVVEAEPQNKAAANQIIVCRAKLQQQKQREKTMYANMFDKFAHRDAQDV; from the exons ATGACTGTGAACGCAGGAGTCGATATCACCGAGGCGGGTGACCGCGGCGTGCTAAAACGCATAACCAAGGAGGGCGAAGGCACGGAAACGCCAAGCGCCGGCTGCCAGGTTACGGTGCATTACACTGGAACTCTCCTTGATGGCACGAAGTTCGATTCCAGTCGAGACCGGAACGAACCCTTCGAGTTTCAACTTGGCAAAG gtacagtTATAAAATCATGGGACATTGGTGTGGCCACGATGAAGAAAGGAGAAGTCTGTGTGCTCACTTGCGCGCCGGAGTACGCTTACGGCGCGACCGGCAGCCCTCCCAAGATTCCTCCTAACTCCACATTGCAATTTGAG ATTGAAATGATAGACTGGACAGAGGAAGATCTGAGTCCCAACAAGAACAAGGGTATCCTCCGACACAAGATTGAGGAGGGAGACGACCATAACTGCCCAAACGATGGCGCTCAGGTTACCG TGGAATTGGAGGGCAAGCTTCCTGATGGCAAAGTTTTCGACACTCGCACGGTATCCTTCATACTGGGCGAAGGGAGTGCTAGCAACATTTGTGACGGCATCGAAAAAGCCTTAGAGAAGTTCAACCAAGGGGAAAAGTCCCGACTAACCCTCCAACCTAAATACGCCTTCAAGTCCGAAGGAAACGTTGAATTAGGGGTACCACCCAACTCTGTTGTGGAATACACAGTCAAGTTAGTCAGTTTCGAAAAGAGCAAGGAACCCTGGGAAATGGAGACTGACGAAAAGATAGAGCAGTCCAAAATATTGAAGGAGAGTGGCACCAATTACTTTAAGGACAGCAAATATCAACTGGCCATTAAGAAGTATAAGAAGGTTTTGTCTTTGATAGAGG ATATACCAAAAAGCACGATCGACACAGAAGAAAACAAAACGAAAGCCAAAGACCTCCTACTATCAGTCTATCTCAATCTTGCATTAGTGTACCTTAAGGTGACCCCACCACACCACTACGATGCCAGAGACCATGCAACGAAAGCCCTGGATATTGACCCGAGTAATGTGAAGGGTCTGTTCCGACGAGGCCAGGCCTTGCTGGGAATGGGTGAGGCTGAACAGGCTTTGCAAGACTTCCAGAAGGTGGTGGAAGCCGAGCCACAGAATAAG GCGGCGGCCAATCAGATCATCGTTTGCCGAGCCAAGCTGCAGCAGCAGAAACAACGTGAGAAGACCATGTACGCGAACATGTTCGACAAGTTCGCGCACCGCGACGCGCAG GATGTGTGA
- the LOC123868778 gene encoding glucosidase 2 subunit beta, which produces MGLKKKKNVIIISSCMASCYILYQLYFFLTITSEVNEGNRVVPVLDHDTIREVLHLRSEEDKYINENGMIRGVFYTKINDYRPDSNNEFKCRKSDQRIPYEQMNDDFCDCEDGTDEPSTNACPTGVFYCQTQNQKKQELFVVPSGKVNDGICDCCDGSDEWIHEGGKLLSQSSSKHYRFYVTRCPNVCQK; this is translated from the coding sequence ATGGGacttaaaaagaagaaaaatgtTATCATTATCTCATCTTGCATGGCTTCATGTTATATTCTCTACCAGCTGTATTTCTTCCTAACCATCACATCAGAAGTAAACGAGGGCAACCGAGTGGTACCGGTGCTAGACCACGATACCATCAGAGAAGTCTTGCACTTGCGATCAGAAGAAGATAAATACATTAACGAAAATGGTATGATACGAGGCGTTTTCTATACAAAAATTAACGATTACAGGCCGGATTCGAATAACGAATTTAAATGTAGAAAATCGGATCAACGTATACCTTATGAGCAAATGAATGATGATTTTTGCGATTGTGAAGACGGGACGGATGAGCCGAGCACTAATGCTTGCCCTACTGGAGTTTTTTATTGCCAAACTCAAAACCAAAAGAAGCAAGAACTATTTGTTGTGCCATCTGGTAAGGTTAATGACGGTATTTGCGATTGCTGCGATGGGTCAGATGAGTGGATACATGAAGGAGGTAAACTTCTAAGTCAAAGTTCATCAAAACATTACAGATTTTATGTGACTAGGTGCCCTAATGTCTGTCAAAAGTAA